A stretch of Gemmatimonas aurantiaca T-27 DNA encodes these proteins:
- a CDS encoding isochorismatase family protein, with the protein MSRQALMVIDVQRALCEGPEAAFEADVVIARIDALAARARAAGCPVIFVQHEGTNGYLERGTEGWALPPALHTSGDDHFVGKTTPDAFNRTPLADLLATLQVQELVVCGMHTEFCVDTTVRRALAHGFPVLLAGDAHTSNGNEHLSAAQVIAHHNVTLSNVTSFGPRVRIGRADTIVFSAA; encoded by the coding sequence ATGAGCCGACAGGCGCTGATGGTCATCGATGTGCAGCGGGCACTGTGTGAAGGTCCGGAGGCGGCCTTCGAAGCCGACGTGGTCATCGCGCGCATCGATGCGCTGGCGGCACGCGCACGGGCTGCCGGGTGTCCGGTGATCTTCGTGCAGCACGAGGGCACGAACGGGTACCTCGAGCGTGGCACGGAAGGCTGGGCATTGCCGCCCGCATTGCACACGTCCGGAGACGATCACTTCGTGGGCAAGACCACGCCGGACGCGTTCAATCGCACGCCACTGGCCGACCTGTTGGCCACGTTGCAGGTGCAGGAACTGGTGGTGTGTGGCATGCACACCGAGTTCTGTGTGGACACCACGGTGCGTCGCGCGCTTGCGCACGGTTTTCCGGTGTTGCTGGCCGGCGATGCGCATACGTCGAATGGCAACGAGCACCTCAGCGCGGCGCAAGTCATCGCTCACCACAATGTCACGCTGAGCAACGTGACCAGCTTCGGGCCGCGCGTTCGCATCGGCCGCGCCGATACGATCGTCTTCAGCGCGGCTTGA
- a CDS encoding ankyrin repeat domain-containing protein — protein MSVRRLPVRPDLDQLRRQAKELLRAYRAGDSHAITEWQQHHPSARPADERSEVKLADAQLVLARSYQASSWPRLVQSVELADAIWRDDFDAVRVLITANRALLDEQVLIRQDSNWGPPMTYAANLGRDRIIRWLHAHGATDVFSAAGRAALQGQVETARMLYDLAGRPPIDDDALGGPAYTLSAEGTALLLSLGARVVNDAGERLAPVAVVLETDGRHPEAKHAILEMYAQHGLSFPDTPVMALHRGRIDLLEEHLAQDASLLTRTFTHREIYPLSMGCRDPLDATVGTPLGGSTLLHLCVDYDELEIARWLIAQGAPVDARSALGASGFGGHTPLFNTVVSQPNFWMNYGKRGPFRAPFAELLLEHGADPNARASLWKRLHPGHGDSTRHDYRDVTPLSWGRRFHAPIFVSEPAMQQIQQAGGLE, from the coding sequence ATGTCCGTTCGTCGATTGCCCGTCCGTCCCGATCTCGATCAGCTCCGTCGTCAGGCCAAGGAGCTGCTACGTGCCTATCGCGCCGGAGATTCACACGCCATCACGGAATGGCAGCAACATCATCCGTCCGCACGTCCGGCGGATGAACGATCCGAGGTGAAGCTCGCTGATGCGCAGCTCGTCCTCGCGCGAAGCTATCAGGCGTCGAGTTGGCCACGTCTCGTGCAGAGTGTCGAACTGGCCGATGCCATCTGGCGCGATGACTTCGATGCGGTGCGCGTGCTGATCACAGCCAATCGCGCGTTGCTCGATGAGCAGGTGTTGATCCGGCAAGACAGCAACTGGGGGCCGCCAATGACTTATGCGGCCAACCTCGGACGTGATCGCATCATTCGCTGGCTGCACGCGCACGGTGCGACCGATGTGTTCAGTGCGGCCGGCCGCGCGGCGTTGCAGGGGCAGGTGGAGACGGCGCGCATGTTGTATGACCTGGCTGGTCGCCCGCCCATTGACGATGACGCGTTGGGTGGCCCGGCGTATACCCTGAGCGCCGAGGGGACGGCTCTGCTGCTGAGTCTTGGTGCGCGTGTGGTGAATGATGCTGGAGAGCGACTCGCGCCAGTGGCGGTCGTGCTCGAGACCGATGGGCGGCATCCCGAGGCAAAACACGCGATTCTCGAGATGTATGCGCAGCACGGTCTTTCCTTTCCGGATACGCCTGTGATGGCGCTGCATCGCGGGCGTATCGATCTGCTCGAAGAGCATCTCGCGCAGGATGCCTCGCTGCTCACGCGCACGTTCACGCATCGCGAGATCTATCCGTTGTCGATGGGATGCCGAGACCCGCTCGACGCAACGGTGGGTACTCCGCTAGGCGGGTCCACCCTGCTGCATCTGTGCGTGGATTATGACGAGCTCGAGATCGCGCGCTGGCTGATTGCGCAGGGCGCACCGGTCGATGCACGGTCGGCCCTCGGGGCGAGCGGGTTTGGTGGCCACACGCCGCTGTTCAACACGGTGGTGTCACAGCCGAACTTCTGGATGAACTACGGGAAGCGTGGTCCATTCCGGGCGCCGTTCGCCGAGCTGCTGCTGGAGCATGGCGCCGATCCGAATGCGCGCGCGTCCCTGTGGAAGCGGCTGCATCCCGGACACGGAGACAGCACCCGCCACGACTATCGCGATGTCACGCCGCTGTCCTGGGGCCGGCGGTTTCATGCGCCGATCTTCGTGAGCGAGCCGGCCATGCAGCAAATTCAGCAGGCGGGTGGGCTGGAGTAG
- a CDS encoding MFS transporter has protein sequence MISSAFASLLARRQVHYGWVMAAVTFVVMLTTASALGAPGVLMPPLEKEFGWTTAEISSALALRLVLYGVIAPFAAALMIRVGLKRVVASALALILVGLALSTQMQARWQLTLTWGLLVGLGSGMTAMVLGATVASRWFTKRRGVVIGLLSASSATGQLAFLPVVARLSESHGWRTAILLIAGLLSVTLVLVVLFMRDRPEELLQRPYGEPVDAPQAPPPPRISPLGTLREVSASRTFWVLFATFFICGASTNGLVQTHFVSMCGDYGMMAVAAASVLALMGLFDFIGTVGSGWLSDRYDARWLLFWYYALRGLSLLYLPHAEFTVAGLSPFAVFYGLDWIATVPPTLKLTTDAFGREKAGVVFGWIFMGHQLGAASIAYGAGVIRTAQETYTPAFLLAGALCLVAAGLALSIRRKSAPVLVPATA, from the coding sequence GTGATCTCTTCCGCATTCGCATCGCTGCTCGCACGCCGCCAGGTCCACTACGGATGGGTCATGGCGGCCGTGACGTTTGTTGTCATGCTCACCACTGCGTCGGCGCTCGGCGCCCCTGGTGTGCTCATGCCGCCGCTCGAGAAGGAGTTCGGGTGGACCACCGCGGAAATCTCCAGCGCGCTGGCGCTGCGTCTGGTGTTGTACGGCGTGATCGCTCCATTCGCGGCGGCACTCATGATCCGCGTGGGGCTCAAGCGCGTCGTGGCGTCGGCATTGGCGCTCATTCTGGTGGGGCTCGCGCTGTCCACGCAGATGCAGGCGCGGTGGCAGCTCACACTCACGTGGGGACTGCTTGTCGGTCTCGGTTCCGGCATGACGGCCATGGTGCTCGGTGCCACCGTGGCATCACGTTGGTTCACGAAGCGACGCGGCGTGGTGATCGGACTGTTGAGTGCGTCGTCGGCCACCGGGCAGCTAGCATTCCTGCCCGTTGTGGCTCGGCTTTCCGAATCTCATGGATGGCGTACGGCCATTCTGCTGATCGCTGGACTGCTCAGCGTCACGCTGGTACTCGTGGTGTTGTTCATGCGCGATCGGCCGGAAGAACTGTTGCAGCGCCCATATGGTGAACCGGTCGACGCCCCACAGGCTCCACCACCACCGCGCATTTCCCCACTGGGCACACTGCGTGAGGTCAGTGCGTCGCGCACGTTCTGGGTGCTCTTCGCCACCTTTTTCATTTGTGGCGCGAGCACGAATGGTCTCGTGCAAACGCACTTCGTTTCCATGTGCGGCGACTATGGCATGATGGCCGTGGCGGCTGCCTCGGTGCTGGCCCTGATGGGGCTCTTCGATTTCATCGGCACGGTGGGGTCAGGCTGGCTCTCCGATCGCTACGATGCGCGTTGGCTGCTGTTCTGGTACTACGCGTTGCGAGGGCTGTCGCTGTTGTATCTGCCGCACGCCGAGTTCACGGTGGCAGGGCTCAGTCCCTTCGCCGTGTTCTATGGGCTCGACTGGATCGCCACGGTGCCGCCGACGCTCAAGTTGACGACCGATGCCTTTGGTCGCGAGAAGGCCGGTGTGGTATTCGGTTGGATCTTCATGGGACATCAGCTTGGCGCTGCTTCCATCGCGTATGGCGCCGGCGTGATCCGTACCGCGCAGGAGACCTACACACCGGCATTCCTGTTGGCTGGTGCGTTGTGTCTCGTGGCGGCCGGCCTGGCACTGAGCATCCGGCGCAAGTCCGCGCCGGTGCTGGTACCGGCAACGGCGTGA
- a CDS encoding TetR/AcrR family transcriptional regulator has translation MRTSKEQVEKNREVLLEAASQGYRRLGFEGVRVADIMQEAGLTHGGFYGYFASKEDMAAQAFSHYFGLLTERLRGRVERGETLGDYADRYLSRRNRDHPDQACLFSSLSGEVVRQPDPVRRAYTEGLEAYLAEFTNMTGNRQDAIAAFATLIGAMSLARAVDDEALSREILEAGKRALNTTR, from the coding sequence ATGCGCACATCGAAGGAACAGGTCGAAAAAAACCGCGAAGTCTTGCTGGAGGCGGCGAGCCAGGGTTATCGCCGGCTCGGCTTCGAAGGCGTGCGGGTCGCCGACATCATGCAGGAAGCCGGCCTCACACACGGCGGCTTCTACGGTTACTTCGCGTCGAAGGAAGACATGGCCGCGCAGGCCTTCTCCCACTACTTCGGTCTGCTCACCGAACGGCTGCGTGGTCGCGTGGAGCGAGGGGAGACACTGGGCGACTACGCCGATCGCTATCTTTCGCGCCGGAACCGCGATCATCCCGATCAGGCGTGCCTCTTCTCGAGCTTGTCGGGAGAGGTGGTACGACAACCCGATCCGGTGCGCCGCGCCTATACCGAAGGGCTCGAGGCGTACCTGGCCGAGTTCACGAACATGACGGGCAATCGCCAGGACGCCATTGCGGCCTTTGCAACACTGATCGGCGCCATGTCACTGGCCCGTGCGGTGGACGACGAAGCGCTGTCACGCGAAATCCTCGAGGCTGGAAAGCGCGCATTGAACACCACGCGTTAG
- a CDS encoding nuclear transport factor 2 family protein, giving the protein MTDGHTGNGGGIMQSVLVGAPDPEIVMLEAQLRAAQLTADVAALGALIADDLLFAGPDGQLVTKAQDLEAHAGGVVRFLAHDPIELQVRRIGPDVAAVSLRTALVVSVGGEHVRGTYRYTRVWARHGQQVWHIVAGHVSAA; this is encoded by the coding sequence ATGACTGATGGGCATACCGGAAACGGCGGCGGGATCATGCAGAGCGTACTGGTCGGCGCTCCTGATCCGGAGATCGTGATGTTGGAAGCGCAACTCCGTGCGGCTCAACTGACGGCCGATGTTGCGGCGCTCGGAGCACTCATTGCCGACGACTTGCTCTTTGCCGGGCCGGATGGCCAACTGGTCACGAAAGCCCAGGATCTCGAGGCTCATGCGGGCGGGGTCGTGCGTTTCCTCGCGCACGATCCGATCGAGTTGCAGGTCCGTCGTATCGGGCCCGATGTAGCGGCTGTGTCACTGCGCACCGCACTGGTCGTGTCGGTCGGTGGAGAGCACGTGCGGGGCACCTACCGCTATACCCGCGTGTGGGCGCGCCATGGTCAACAGGTATGGCACATCGTGGCCGGTCACGTCAGTGCAGCCTGA
- a CDS encoding RidA family protein produces MNTPVLPAGWKRPRGYANGVSARGREVHVAGMIGWDETETFRTDDFAGQARQALANIAAVLHAADALPKHIVRMTWYVVSREEYRAALPAIGAAFRDVIGHYDIAMTAVQVVALMEERAKVEIEVTAIVPDDGQDDGQDP; encoded by the coding sequence ATGAATACGCCCGTACTGCCCGCAGGTTGGAAGCGTCCCCGGGGTTATGCCAATGGGGTGTCGGCCCGCGGCCGCGAAGTGCATGTCGCCGGCATGATCGGCTGGGACGAGACCGAGACGTTTCGCACCGATGATTTTGCCGGGCAGGCCAGGCAGGCGCTGGCCAACATCGCGGCAGTGCTGCATGCTGCCGACGCATTACCCAAACACATCGTGCGGATGACGTGGTATGTGGTGAGCCGCGAGGAGTATCGTGCGGCACTGCCGGCCATCGGTGCGGCCTTCCGCGACGTCATCGGACACTACGACATCGCGATGACAGCCGTGCAGGTGGTCGCGCTCATGGAGGAACGCGCCAAAGTGGAGATCGAAGTCACGGCCATTGTGCCAGACGATGGCCAAGACGATGGACAAGACCCATAG
- a CDS encoding acyl-CoA thioesterase has protein sequence MTASPSSAGRFEKIVRVPFSVCDPAGIMFFAQYYIMFQNLVDDWVTERLGISYADLLGARRVGLPTVRFETDFRAPSSMGESITLGLAVEHLGRSSLVLAIDVRGGESIRVSAKQVIVCTSLDTHKSMPFPEDLRNAIESFRTSER, from the coding sequence GTGACCGCATCACCATCGTCAGCCGGGCGCTTCGAGAAGATCGTGCGTGTGCCATTCAGCGTGTGCGATCCGGCCGGCATCATGTTCTTCGCGCAGTACTACATCATGTTCCAGAATCTCGTCGACGACTGGGTCACCGAGCGGCTTGGCATCTCGTATGCCGACCTGCTTGGGGCACGCCGGGTGGGACTGCCCACGGTGCGATTCGAGACCGACTTTCGCGCGCCGAGCAGCATGGGAGAGAGCATCACCCTCGGATTGGCCGTTGAGCACCTTGGCCGGAGCTCGTTGGTGCTGGCCATCGATGTGCGGGGCGGTGAGTCCATACGGGTGAGCGCGAAGCAGGTCATCGTGTGCACCAGCCTCGACACGCATAAGTCCATGCCGTTCCCTGAAGATTTGCGCAACGCCATTGAATCCTTTCGCACGAGTGAGCGATGA
- a CDS encoding AMP-binding protein, whose translation MPSAHVDTFARDHLPPLAEQPEFLFELPELQFPEQLNCATELLDAHIAAGHGDRPCLIAPGIRWTYRELQQQSDRIAHVLVNDMGVVPGNRVLLRGANHPMLVACWFAVMKVGAIAVGTMPMLRAKELSTMIAIGQVTHALCDVALIDELRAAQQTTPVLRTVRCYHEPSQDGLEAAMARHDAPFMNVDTASDDTCLLAFTSGTTGIPKATMHYHRDVLAICRCFPPYVLRATADDVFMGSPPLAFTFGLGGLVLFPMSIGASTVLLDKVSPPHLLEGVREYGATVLFTAPTSYRAMAAHREALAGTTLRKCVSAGEALPAATRALWRDVTGIELIDGIGATELLHIFISADEARARPGATGTPVSGYRAEVVDDQGQPVPVGVVGNLRVKGPTGCRYLRDNRQRSYVKDGWNYTGDAYAVDADGYFHYHARTDDIIISSGYNIAGPEVENVLLQHPAVAECGVAGVPDTERGQLVKAYIVLRAGFEPDAAMVKVLQDYVKQSVAPYKYPRAVRFVGALPRTSTGKLQRFRLRELDDVSTS comes from the coding sequence ATGCCCAGCGCCCACGTCGATACCTTTGCGCGCGATCACCTGCCGCCGCTGGCCGAACAACCGGAATTCCTGTTCGAGCTTCCGGAGCTGCAGTTTCCTGAGCAACTGAACTGCGCCACCGAGTTGCTCGATGCCCACATCGCAGCGGGCCACGGCGATCGCCCCTGTCTCATCGCACCGGGCATACGCTGGACCTATCGTGAGTTGCAACAGCAATCCGATCGTATTGCGCATGTGCTGGTGAACGACATGGGTGTGGTGCCCGGTAATCGTGTCCTGTTGCGGGGCGCCAATCATCCCATGCTGGTGGCGTGCTGGTTTGCCGTCATGAAGGTGGGGGCGATTGCCGTAGGCACCATGCCTATGCTGCGCGCCAAGGAGCTCAGCACCATGATCGCGATCGGCCAGGTCACGCATGCCCTGTGTGACGTGGCCCTGATCGACGAACTGCGCGCGGCGCAGCAGACGACGCCCGTGTTGCGCACGGTGCGGTGCTATCACGAGCCCAGCCAAGATGGCCTCGAAGCGGCCATGGCACGGCACGATGCGCCATTCATGAATGTGGACACCGCGAGCGACGACACCTGTCTGCTGGCGTTCACATCGGGCACAACGGGTATTCCGAAAGCCACGATGCACTACCATCGGGATGTGCTGGCGATCTGCCGGTGCTTTCCGCCCTACGTGTTGCGCGCCACGGCAGACGATGTGTTCATGGGCAGTCCACCCCTGGCGTTCACCTTCGGTCTCGGGGGGCTGGTGTTGTTCCCCATGTCCATTGGCGCATCGACGGTGCTGCTCGACAAGGTTTCTCCGCCACATCTGCTCGAAGGTGTTCGGGAGTACGGTGCCACGGTGTTGTTCACCGCGCCAACGTCATACCGTGCGATGGCCGCCCATCGTGAGGCGCTGGCCGGCACCACCCTTCGCAAGTGTGTGTCTGCTGGCGAAGCCTTGCCTGCTGCCACACGCGCCCTGTGGCGTGATGTCACGGGAATCGAGCTGATCGACGGTATTGGAGCCACCGAACTGCTGCACATCTTCATCTCGGCGGACGAGGCCCGTGCACGTCCCGGTGCCACAGGGACGCCTGTGTCGGGCTATCGGGCCGAAGTCGTCGATGATCAGGGCCAGCCGGTTCCGGTTGGTGTGGTGGGCAATCTGCGCGTGAAAGGGCCGACGGGCTGCCGGTATCTGCGTGACAATCGGCAGCGCAGCTATGTGAAGGACGGATGGAATTACACCGGCGACGCGTACGCTGTGGATGCTGATGGGTACTTCCACTATCACGCCCGTACCGACGACATCATCATCTCTTCCGGGTACAACATTGCCGGCCCCGAAGTGGAGAACGTGTTGTTGCAGCATCCGGCGGTCGCGGAATGTGGTGTGGCCGGCGTGCCGGACACGGAACGTGGGCAACTGGTGAAGGCCTACATCGTGCTGCGCGCAGGGTTTGAGCCAGACGCCGCCATGGTGAAGGTGTTGCAGGACTACGTGAAGCAATCGGTGGCGCCCTACAAGTATCCGCGCGCTGTGCGGTTCGTGGGCGCATTGCCCCGCACCAGCACGGGCAAGCTGCAGCGCTTCCGGCTGAGGGAACTCGATGACGTGAGCACCTCGTGA
- a CDS encoding acyl-CoA dehydrogenase family protein encodes MADTHYLSWPFFEPRHATFAAALDEWAAASLGHTASDHDVDDACRRRVRALGEAGWLRHAVGGTAWGGAVEVIDTRTICLARETLARHDGLADFAFAMQGLGSGAITLAGTDAQKAQYLPRVARGEAIAAFALSEPDSGSDAAALQCAARRDGEDYVLDGEKTWISNGGIADFYVVFARTGEAPGARGISAFIVDADTAGLEIAERIDVIAPHPLARLQFTSCRVPASQRIGAAGEGFKLAMRTLDVFRTSVAAAALGFARRALDEALARVTTRRMFGGVLADLQLTQSSLAEMATTIDSAALLTYRAAWQRDQGQPVTREAAMAKYVATEGAQRVIDAALQLWGGMGVVHDVPVERLYREIRALRIYEGASEVQQLIIARELLRDVRPSTP; translated from the coding sequence ATGGCCGATACCCACTATCTCTCCTGGCCGTTCTTCGAGCCTCGGCATGCCACCTTCGCTGCGGCACTCGATGAATGGGCTGCGGCATCGCTCGGGCACACGGCCAGCGATCACGATGTGGATGACGCGTGCCGCCGGCGGGTCCGTGCGCTTGGCGAAGCCGGGTGGCTCAGGCACGCCGTGGGCGGCACGGCGTGGGGCGGTGCAGTGGAGGTGATCGATACACGCACGATCTGTCTGGCCCGGGAGACGCTGGCCCGACATGACGGCCTGGCCGATTTTGCATTCGCGATGCAGGGATTGGGCTCGGGGGCGATCACATTGGCCGGCACCGATGCTCAGAAGGCGCAGTACCTGCCGCGTGTGGCACGAGGTGAGGCGATTGCGGCGTTTGCGTTGTCAGAGCCGGATTCGGGCTCCGATGCTGCGGCCCTGCAATGTGCCGCGCGACGCGACGGTGAAGACTATGTGCTCGACGGGGAGAAGACCTGGATTTCGAATGGGGGTATCGCCGACTTCTATGTGGTGTTTGCCCGCACGGGAGAAGCACCGGGCGCACGCGGGATTTCGGCGTTCATCGTGGATGCCGATACTGCCGGTCTGGAGATCGCCGAACGTATCGACGTGATCGCGCCACACCCGTTGGCCCGGCTGCAATTCACGAGTTGTCGCGTGCCAGCCTCGCAGCGTATTGGTGCGGCCGGCGAAGGATTCAAACTGGCCATGCGCACCCTCGATGTGTTTCGCACATCGGTAGCTGCGGCCGCACTCGGTTTCGCGCGCCGCGCGCTCGACGAAGCGCTGGCCCGCGTCACCACCCGTCGCATGTTCGGCGGCGTACTGGCCGACTTGCAGCTCACCCAATCGAGTCTGGCGGAGATGGCGACCACGATCGACAGTGCTGCGTTGCTCACGTACCGCGCGGCCTGGCAGCGTGACCAGGGGCAGCCGGTGACACGCGAGGCGGCCATGGCGAAGTATGTGGCCACCGAAGGGGCACAACGTGTCATCGATGCGGCGCTGCAACTCTGGGGTGGGATGGGTGTGGTGCACGACGTGCCCGTCGAGCGGTTGTACCGTGAGATTCGCGCGCTGCGCATCTACGAAGGCGCCAGTGAAGTGCAGCAATTGATCATCGCGCGTGAGCTGCTGCGTGATGTCCGCCCTTCGACTCCCTGA
- a CDS encoding enoyl-CoA hydratase family protein has product MTSHAALDAGTTRQMAGFTATHFGWSLDAHVATITLNRPERKNPLTFESYAELRDCFRALRYATDVRAVVLVGAGGNFCSGGDVHEIIGPLVDLPSPDLLRFTRMTGDLVLAMRACPQPIIAAVDGVCAGAGAILAMSSDLRYGTTRSKVAFLFNRVGLAGCDMGACAILPRIIGQGRASELLYTGRVLGGEEGERWGFFNRLLDGETLLHEAQAMAKSLAEGPAFANGITKTMLHQEWTMGIEQAIEAEAQAQALCMLTEDFKTAYHAFAARQTPVFQGR; this is encoded by the coding sequence ATGACCTCACACGCTGCACTCGATGCCGGCACGACGCGCCAGATGGCCGGTTTCACGGCGACCCATTTTGGCTGGTCTCTGGACGCCCATGTCGCCACCATCACGCTCAATCGACCGGAGCGGAAGAATCCGCTGACGTTCGAGAGCTACGCCGAGCTGCGCGACTGCTTCCGCGCGCTGCGCTATGCGACCGATGTGCGCGCGGTGGTGCTCGTCGGCGCCGGGGGCAATTTCTGCTCCGGTGGTGATGTGCACGAGATCATCGGTCCGCTCGTCGATCTTCCCTCGCCCGATCTGCTGCGTTTCACGCGCATGACCGGCGATCTGGTATTGGCCATGCGGGCCTGTCCTCAGCCCATCATCGCCGCGGTGGACGGTGTGTGCGCTGGCGCCGGTGCGATTCTGGCCATGTCCTCCGATCTGCGTTACGGCACGACACGTAGCAAAGTGGCGTTCCTCTTCAATCGGGTGGGACTGGCCGGCTGCGACATGGGAGCCTGCGCCATCCTGCCGCGCATCATCGGTCAGGGCCGGGCGAGTGAGTTGCTCTACACTGGTCGGGTGCTCGGCGGTGAAGAAGGCGAGCGTTGGGGCTTCTTCAATCGCCTACTCGATGGCGAGACACTGCTGCACGAGGCGCAGGCCATGGCCAAATCGCTCGCTGAAGGACCAGCCTTCGCCAATGGCATCACCAAGACGATGCTGCATCAAGAGTGGACGATGGGCATCGAGCAGGCCATCGAAGCCGAGGCGCAGGCGCAGGCACTGTGCATGCTCACCGAAGACTTCAAGACCGCCTATCACGCATTTGCGGCTCGTCAGACACCGGTGTTTCAGGGGCGCTGA
- a CDS encoding MarR family winged helix-turn-helix transcriptional regulator, protein MSRGFARVHVVGDDEIGQEARASAEDHSAVRLWLRLLSCSVQVEQDIRAKLRERFGTTLPRFDYLAQLDRHPDGLRLNALSRYLMVTGGNVTALTNQLIADGLIERLADPTDGRSSIVRITKVGRRRFQRMAAEHEQWLIELFDGFDAPHRDTLYALLGRLRVHVAAQRPAATPRKERQA, encoded by the coding sequence ATGTCGCGAGGATTTGCCCGTGTGCATGTCGTCGGTGACGACGAGATCGGACAGGAAGCCCGTGCCAGCGCTGAAGACCATTCCGCGGTGCGTCTCTGGCTGCGGCTGTTGTCGTGCAGTGTGCAAGTGGAGCAGGACATTCGGGCGAAGTTGCGGGAACGCTTCGGCACCACGCTGCCGCGATTCGACTATCTCGCGCAGCTCGATCGTCATCCCGATGGCCTGCGGCTGAATGCCCTGTCGCGCTATCTCATGGTGACCGGTGGCAATGTCACCGCCCTCACCAATCAGCTCATTGCCGACGGATTGATCGAGCGACTGGCCGATCCCACCGACGGCCGATCGAGCATCGTGCGAATCACCAAGGTGGGACGTCGCCGTTTCCAGCGCATGGCGGCTGAACATGAACAGTGGCTCATCGAGTTGTTCGACGGGTTCGATGCGCCGCACCGCGACACGTTGTACGCCCTCCTCGGACGTCTGCGCGTGCACGTTGCCGCCCAGCGCCCCGCTGCCACTCCGCGCAAGGAACGTCAGGCATGA
- a CDS encoding SDR family NAD(P)-dependent oxidoreductase, with the protein MTVLEGRHALVTGAGRGIGAAIAQRLAADGARVTLMGRSRASLDAVGLTLGHRLGDIVICDVTDSVAVASAVAAIPPVDVLVNNAGQAESAPLTRTSDELWARMLAVNLTGPFHMSRAVLPGMIKTGWGRIVTVASTASLRGYPYVSAYVAAKHGALGLTRALALEVATRGITVNAVCPGFTDTDMLQESVATIVARTGRSESDARATLAALNPQGRFISPGDVANAVAWLCAPGADAITGVALPVSGGEV; encoded by the coding sequence ATGACAGTGCTCGAAGGACGACATGCATTGGTGACGGGTGCCGGACGTGGTATCGGCGCCGCCATCGCCCAGCGGCTTGCCGCCGACGGGGCTCGGGTGACGTTGATGGGTCGCTCCCGTGCATCGCTCGATGCGGTGGGGCTCACGCTGGGGCATCGGCTCGGCGATATCGTGATCTGCGACGTGACGGACAGCGTCGCGGTCGCGAGCGCCGTTGCGGCCATTCCCCCGGTGGATGTGTTGGTCAACAACGCCGGACAGGCGGAGAGTGCGCCGCTCACGCGCACCAGCGATGAGCTGTGGGCGCGCATGCTGGCGGTGAATCTCACCGGACCATTCCACATGAGTCGCGCGGTACTGCCCGGCATGATCAAGACCGGATGGGGACGTATCGTGACGGTCGCCAGCACCGCGTCGCTACGCGGCTATCCCTATGTCAGCGCCTATGTGGCGGCCAAGCATGGTGCCCTGGGGCTCACACGCGCCCTCGCACTGGAGGTCGCAACCCGCGGCATCACGGTGAACGCGGTGTGCCCGGGCTTCACTGATACCGATATGCTGCAGGAGAGTGTGGCCACCATCGTGGCACGCACCGGACGCAGCGAGAGTGACGCGCGTGCGACCTTGGCGGCGCTCAATCCTCAGGGTCGGTTCATCTCGCCAGGTGATGTGGCCAATGCGGTGGCCTGGCTCTGTGCGCCGGGCGCCGACGCGATCACTGGTGTGGCGCTGCCCGTCAGCGGTGGGGAGGTCTGA